The DNA region GTATTCCATCCGTGAAAACCTGAAATTCCTGAAAGAAAAGGATTTGGGGTTTCTCATGGGGATTGCTAAAAATAGAAAAGTATCAATCCCTGGTGGTGAGTTTACCCAAGTTAAAAATCTAGAAATTCCTGAACAAGGTCTGGTAGTACATCTCAAAAAGTTTGGGCAGGTAAAAGTATTTCGGAGAATCTTCAAAAACGAAGCAACTAGATACTACATCATGTACCTCCCTAATCCTGATGCTACTGTGGCAATTACCAGAGAAGAATTTAAGCAATTCCATTCAATCCACTGGGGAATTGAGTGCTACCACAGAGCTATTAAGCAGTTGTGTGGTATTGAGCGATTTATGGTGAGAACAACTGAGGCAATCTACACTCACTTTTTTAGCGCTATCCGAGCCTTTACACAACTAGAGTTGATGCGGGCTGAAGAGTTAATTGAAAATTGGTATGAACTACAGAGAAATCTGTCCCTTCGAGTGGCGCGTGACTTCATACTGGAATACCTCAAAAAGAAGGTGGGATTAAATACACAGAATTTAGCTTCTGTCAATGCGTAAGTCCTATGTGATTAGCTTTTCTTTCTGCTTCTAGGGCAATTTGCACTTCTCGCTTGTCTAATTCTTGGCTAGCAGCTAAAAATTGATAATCGCGATCGCTCAAGCTTTTCCCATTTGCCCAAGTCAGTGCGTCCTGTAATGCCTGTCCTCGCAACAGACGCGATTCATCCTCACAATTGGCAGCTACCCAAGTTGATAACGATGAGGCATAAGGTCGCAGATTCTCTAATTCCTTTTCTACCCAAGCCAAATTAAAAATAGACTCGTAAATGCGGTTGTAAACTGTTAATTTTCCTTTATGCCGAACAACTAACCCTGACAGCCGTAATTCTTTTTGTTCTGGGCTGTCATCGGCTGCTACTTCTTTTTGTAAAATTAGTTGATACAGTCCTAGTAGCCGACTGGTATTAGAGCCACTTCTGAGGATGCGATCTCGTATTGTTTTAAGATGTTCTGGCTCATCTTGCGCTTCCCAGTTCTGGAGTACCTGCGAACGTACCAAATTTTTAACCTGCTCTCCCGATCTACCAGTGCTGGGTAAATCTGAAGAATTAAGCACAAGCTGACAAATTTTCTGGGTGAGAAATGGTTGTCCCCCCGTCCAGTCTAAAACCTCTTGAAGTACATTCTGAGGATTGCTTGCTTTCGTCGCCAATCCCTGAATTAATGACTGCGATTCATCT from Microcoleus sp. FACHB-831 includes:
- a CDS encoding transposase, translated to MRTTTKPSTAKCDLELYTLFLLAETKYPGCTRLAEILEGLSHDSVNRFLLRERYESKDLFDEVKLYIDLRGGTLSGDDTIIDKPYSDPSLTKLIGYFWSGKHHRIVKGIQLITLYYTDPSGKSVPVNYRIYNKQEGKTKNVYLREMITEVLGWGLQPKMVTGDAWYSIRENLKFLKEKDLGFLMGIAKNRKVSIPGGEFTQVKNLEIPEQGLVVHLKKFGQVKVFRRIFKNEATRYYIMYLPNPDATVAITREEFKQFHSIHWGIECYHRAIKQLCGIERFMVRTTEAIYTHFFSAIRAFTQLELMRAEELIENWYELQRNLSLRVARDFILEYLKKKVGLNTQNLASVNA
- a CDS encoding AAA-like domain-containing protein; this encodes MYLRGVANRGVSKFCYFVDEIDSLLGLNFSIDDFFAFIRSCYNKRADHPEYRRLTFALLGVATPSDLIQDKNRTPFNIGRAIQLSGFKLDESQSLIQGLATKASNPQNVLQEVLDWTGGQPFLTQKICQLVLNSSDLPSTGRSGEQVKNLVRSQVLQNWEAQDEPEHLKTIRDRILRSGSNTSRLLGLYQLILQKEVAADDSPEQKELRLSGLVVRHKGKLTVYNRIYESIFNLAWVEKELENLRPYASSLSTWVAANCEDESRLLRGQALQDALTWANGKSLSDRDYQFLAASQELDKREVQIALEAERKANHIGLTH